A region from the Oceanidesulfovibrio marinus genome encodes:
- a CDS encoding Nif3-like dinuclear metal center hexameric protein, whose amino-acid sequence MKLNEIIRVIEETAPLSAQAPWDKSGVQIPGSAERSRDTRTVAVTLDPTPAAIARCIDENADLILTHHPLAIEPKFLSEAGPYLETVRLVLGSGAALYASHTSLDANLNGPAGWLARELSLQNVQPLETTRRVHTRGAVFPVSPEDEPNMERWQRLPGVVDVQFLDDGAGSGECFLLHEEDAWNEIRAVVAADLADMSAFNMVDTAFEDAVYGIGQVGDLPQPLAWNEFSERIAGHVGSAVMVGMVPPHHPIPDTVSRVAICPGSGSSLAQAARSRNADILITGDVKYHVALEAPLPMVDVGHFCLEEEMMRRFASLLAEGLAALNPKVRVVFVPGYEPRTLLGSASGA is encoded by the coding sequence ATGAAACTGAATGAAATTATCCGCGTTATCGAGGAAACTGCGCCACTTTCCGCGCAGGCCCCGTGGGACAAGTCCGGCGTCCAGATCCCCGGCTCGGCCGAACGATCCAGGGACACACGCACCGTGGCCGTCACCCTGGACCCCACGCCGGCTGCCATAGCCCGCTGCATTGATGAAAACGCCGACCTCATTCTCACCCACCACCCCCTGGCCATCGAGCCCAAATTTCTGAGTGAAGCCGGACCGTACCTCGAAACCGTCCGCCTCGTGCTCGGCTCCGGGGCCGCACTCTACGCCTCGCACACCTCCCTGGACGCCAACCTCAACGGCCCGGCCGGATGGCTGGCGCGGGAGCTCTCCCTGCAGAACGTCCAGCCCCTGGAAACCACCCGCCGCGTGCACACCCGCGGGGCAGTCTTTCCGGTCAGCCCGGAGGACGAGCCCAACATGGAGCGCTGGCAGCGCCTGCCCGGCGTGGTAGACGTCCAGTTCCTCGACGACGGTGCCGGTTCCGGCGAGTGCTTCCTGCTGCATGAGGAGGACGCCTGGAACGAGATCCGCGCCGTAGTCGCCGCGGACCTTGCCGACATGTCTGCCTTCAACATGGTGGATACGGCCTTCGAGGACGCCGTCTACGGCATCGGCCAGGTGGGCGACCTGCCCCAGCCCCTGGCCTGGAACGAATTTTCCGAGCGCATCGCCGGCCATGTCGGCAGCGCCGTGATGGTGGGCATGGTTCCACCCCACCATCCTATTCCCGACACGGTGTCCCGGGTGGCCATCTGTCCCGGCTCCGGATCGTCGCTCGCCCAGGCGGCGCGATCCCGCAACGCGGACATTCTGATCACCGGGGATGTCAAATACCACGTGGCCCTGGAAGCCCCCCTGCCCATGGTGGATGTGGGGCACTTCTGTCTGGAGGAGGAGATGATGCGCCGATTCGCCTCCCTTCTGGCGGAAGGCCTGGCCGCTTTGAATCCCAAGGTCCGGGTCGTATTCGTCCCGGGATATGAGCCGCGCACGCTGCTCGGCTCCGCGTCCGGCGCATAA
- a CDS encoding zinc ribbon domain-containing protein — MSIYLKQIEQLVALQRVDSEIILLKEELESAPKEVEQLEQDYSQFRERKEQILEKIDYLQSQQKRLDGEISDDDLKIKKSKNKLMMASNTKEYHAMMREMDNIEKLNRMREEERMALVEELERQRAALEEVESESSSLKENLDEKQSTLEQRVEEIEARLAVLDKQRKAAGQHVPAPVLGRYEFIRSRLAAPVIVPVMEGVCSGCNIAIPPQSFIELQKGQQILNCPNCQRLIYWCEHFEESHEPVPGKPQAAPKTHKEAAEEAE; from the coding sequence GTGAGTATCTACCTGAAGCAAATTGAACAGCTCGTCGCCCTGCAGCGGGTGGACAGTGAGATCATACTCCTCAAAGAGGAGCTGGAGAGCGCACCCAAGGAAGTGGAGCAGTTGGAGCAGGACTACTCCCAGTTCCGCGAGCGCAAGGAGCAGATCCTCGAGAAGATCGACTACCTGCAGTCGCAGCAGAAGCGGCTCGATGGCGAGATCTCCGACGACGACCTGAAGATCAAGAAGTCCAAGAACAAGCTCATGATGGCGTCCAACACCAAAGAGTACCACGCCATGATGCGCGAGATGGACAACATCGAAAAGCTCAACCGCATGCGCGAAGAAGAGCGCATGGCCCTGGTGGAAGAGCTGGAGCGCCAGCGCGCCGCCCTGGAAGAGGTGGAATCCGAGTCCTCCTCGCTCAAGGAGAATCTGGACGAGAAACAGTCCACCCTGGAGCAGCGCGTGGAAGAGATCGAGGCGCGCCTGGCCGTGCTGGACAAGCAGCGCAAGGCCGCCGGTCAGCACGTGCCCGCGCCGGTCCTGGGCCGCTACGAGTTCATCCGCTCCCGCCTGGCCGCGCCGGTCATTGTCCCGGTCATGGAAGGCGTCTGCTCGGGCTGCAACATCGCCATCCCGCCGCAGAGCTTCATCGAGCTGCAAAAGGGCCAGCAGATCCTCAACTGCCCCAACTGCCAGCGCCTCATCTACTGGTGCGAGCACTTCGAGGAAAGCCACGAGCCTGTTCCCGGCAAGCCCCAGGCCGCGCCAAAGACGCACAAGGAAGCCGCCGAGGAAGCCGAGTAG
- the ispD gene encoding 2-C-methyl-D-erythritol 4-phosphate cytidylyltransferase — MTARASTTWAVILAAGSGTRMGGDRPKQFLTLDGAPLFWRSAETFSHIPDLAGIVFVFPPAMLDESARMVEELTASRPLGLPWLTTAGGERRQDSVANGLAALPKECGRVLIHDSARPFFSAGLATRLIDALDEETPAAIPAVAVTDTIKECESGCVTRTLDRSRLVSVQTPQAFLRDVLEAAHALAVEKSLQATDDASLVEALGRPVAIVDGEQANVKITNPEDVRLLQKEAAMIPVTGFGYDVHKYGSGRPMVLGGVPIQGGPEVVAHSDGDVVLHALTDALLGCMGGGDIGQRFPDNDPRFEGMESSFFLREVLEDVRRTGIEIVHADLTIIAQIPKVGPHRERIAKNIAALLALPPERVAVKATTEEGLGFTGQKLGIKSVAVVSAIRRS, encoded by the coding sequence ATGACAGCACGAGCGTCCACAACATGGGCCGTGATCCTGGCCGCAGGCAGCGGCACCCGCATGGGTGGCGATCGGCCCAAGCAGTTCCTCACCCTGGACGGCGCGCCCCTGTTCTGGCGCTCTGCCGAGACCTTCTCGCATATCCCGGACCTGGCTGGCATTGTCTTTGTTTTTCCCCCGGCCATGCTGGACGAAAGCGCGCGCATGGTGGAGGAGCTGACGGCGTCGCGTCCCCTGGGCCTGCCGTGGCTGACCACGGCCGGCGGTGAACGCCGCCAGGACTCCGTGGCCAACGGGCTTGCCGCCCTGCCCAAGGAGTGCGGCCGGGTGCTGATCCACGACTCGGCGCGGCCCTTCTTCTCGGCCGGGCTCGCAACGCGGCTCATCGACGCTTTGGATGAGGAAACCCCAGCGGCCATCCCGGCCGTGGCCGTGACCGACACCATCAAGGAATGCGAGTCCGGATGTGTGACGCGCACCCTGGACCGCAGCCGCCTCGTAAGCGTGCAGACGCCGCAGGCCTTTTTGCGCGACGTTCTGGAAGCGGCGCACGCCCTGGCCGTGGAAAAGAGTCTGCAAGCCACGGACGACGCCTCCCTGGTGGAGGCCTTGGGCAGGCCCGTGGCCATCGTGGACGGCGAGCAGGCCAACGTGAAGATCACCAACCCCGAGGACGTGAGGCTCCTGCAAAAGGAGGCGGCCATGATTCCGGTCACCGGATTCGGCTACGATGTGCACAAGTACGGCTCCGGCCGGCCCATGGTGCTGGGCGGCGTGCCCATCCAGGGCGGGCCCGAGGTGGTGGCCCACTCCGACGGCGACGTGGTGCTCCACGCCCTGACCGACGCCCTGCTCGGCTGCATGGGCGGCGGCGACATCGGCCAGCGCTTCCCGGATAACGATCCCCGCTTCGAAGGCATGGAGTCCTCCTTCTTCCTGCGCGAGGTGCTGGAGGACGTCCGCCGCACCGGTATCGAGATTGTCCATGCGGACTTGACGATCATCGCGCAAATCCCCAAAGTGGGACCGCACCGCGAACGAATCGCCAAGAACATTGCCGCACTGCTCGCCCTGCCCCCGGAGCGTGTGGCCGTGAAGGCCACTACGGAGGAGGGCCTCGGCTTCACCGGCCAGAAGCTCGGGATCAAGAGTGTGGCCGTGGTCAGCGCCATACGGCGTAGTTGA
- a CDS encoding dual CXXC motif small (seleno)protein, producing the protein MSHFFSSRRTVTTTIPCKHCGTPLVAHRGCREVTLRCEKCRKSYDIKEYIHLMDDALESFLDQAFCDRI; encoded by the coding sequence ATGTCCCACTTTTTTTCTTCCCGCCGTACAGTAACCACAACCATTCCCTGCAAGCACTGCGGAACACCGCTGGTGGCGCACCGAGGCTGCCGCGAAGTGACGCTGCGTTGCGAAAAGTGCCGCAAGAGCTATGACATCAAGGAGTACATCCACCTCATGGATGACGCTCTGGAGTCGTTCCTGGACCAGGCTTTCTGCGACCGCATTTGA
- a CDS encoding ACT domain-containing protein: protein MKVEQISIFLENKAGRLAEVTRILAENKINIRALSLADTSDFGILRLIVSDTQKAREALKENGFTVGRTTVVAVEVPDHPGGLAHILEVLSTQGVNVEYMYAFVNQSGKNAILIFRFDRTDQAIETLEQNNIKVVPGDTVYSL, encoded by the coding sequence ATGAAAGTCGAACAGATTTCCATCTTCCTGGAGAACAAAGCGGGCCGTCTGGCCGAGGTCACCCGCATTCTTGCGGAGAACAAGATTAATATCCGCGCACTCTCCCTGGCGGACACCTCTGATTTCGGCATCCTGCGCCTCATTGTTTCCGATACGCAGAAAGCCCGAGAGGCCCTGAAGGAGAACGGCTTCACCGTGGGGCGCACCACCGTGGTCGCCGTGGAAGTGCCCGACCACCCCGGCGGACTCGCTCACATCCTGGAAGTTCTCTCCACCCAGGGCGTCAACGTGGAGTACATGTACGCCTTCGTGAATCAGAGCGGCAAGAACGCCATCCTCATCTTCCGCTTTGATCGCACCGACCAGGCCATCGAGACGCTTGAGCAGAACAACATCAAGGTCGTGCCCGGCGACACCGTGTACAGCCTGTAG
- the dapB gene encoding 4-hydroxy-tetrahydrodipicolinate reductase, with amino-acid sequence MSATIIVTGAKGRMGSTIAGLVQEDPDLTLAAVVERPGTVEELQGYDCLVSSDLDDVLTKLPGAVVIDFTAPESTIRSAKACAAHGNPLVAGTTGLTVEQQKVMEESAASAPIFWAPNMSVGVNVLLKVLPQLVELLGEAYDMEMVELHHNKKKDAPSGTALKLAECLAEARGWKLSDTGTYCREGIIGARPEKEIGVQTIRGGDVVGVHTVYFLGPGERIEVTHQAHSRETFAQGALRAAKWIVNQAPGKLYGMADMLV; translated from the coding sequence ATGTCCGCTACCATCATCGTCACGGGTGCGAAGGGGCGCATGGGCTCGACCATCGCCGGGCTGGTGCAAGAGGATCCGGATCTTACGCTCGCCGCCGTTGTGGAACGGCCGGGCACCGTGGAGGAACTCCAGGGCTACGACTGTCTGGTGTCGTCCGATCTGGACGATGTCCTGACCAAGCTGCCGGGTGCGGTGGTTATCGACTTCACGGCGCCTGAGAGCACCATCCGCTCGGCCAAGGCGTGCGCCGCGCACGGCAATCCGCTGGTGGCCGGGACCACCGGCCTCACCGTGGAGCAGCAGAAGGTCATGGAGGAGTCGGCCGCCTCCGCGCCCATCTTCTGGGCTCCGAACATGAGCGTGGGCGTGAACGTGCTGCTGAAGGTGCTGCCGCAGCTCGTGGAGCTGCTGGGCGAGGCCTATGACATGGAGATGGTGGAGCTGCACCACAACAAGAAGAAGGACGCGCCCAGCGGCACGGCCCTGAAGCTGGCCGAGTGCCTGGCCGAGGCGCGGGGCTGGAAGCTCTCCGATACGGGAACGTACTGCCGCGAGGGCATCATCGGCGCGCGTCCGGAAAAGGAAATCGGTGTGCAAACCATCCGCGGCGGCGACGTCGTTGGCGTGCACACTGTCTACTTTCTTGGACCCGGCGAGCGCATCGAGGTGACGCACCAGGCGCACTCGCGCGAGACCTTTGCCCAGGGTGCGCTTCGCGCCGCTAAGTGGATCGTGAACCAGGCTCCAGGCAAGCTTTACGGCATGGCCGACATGCTGGTGTAG
- the ligA gene encoding NAD-dependent DNA ligase LigA yields MTEERTANDLQERVQELRRQIAENDRLYYVLDAPVLSDPEYDALFAELKQLEAEHPELDDPNSPTKRVGGAPLDSFEQYTHALPMFSLDNGFSVEDFRNFVDRLGRLLPGVDTSALPFWVDPKMDGLATEVVYENGQLTVGATRGDGEVGENVTENVRTVRNLPLALHFREDMPAPTVLDVRGEMLMDRKEFEAMNARQLEEGGKVFANPRNAAAGSLRQLDSRITAQRPLKFIAYGVGRVEWPAGVTAPDWSTQEKLMLGLAEYGFTIPPRCRLCSTPAEVEDAYAELSEARESLPFEIDGTVAKLNDRSMQDALGATARAPRWALALKFPAYQGVTTLKDIRVQVGRTGALTPVAILEPVSLAGVTVSRATLHNEDEIRAKELMIGDQVVVQRAGDVIPEVVRPLKDKRTGAEKEFVFPKYCPECGAEAVRLPGEAAWRCPNIACPAVRKQRLIYFVSKAGLDMEGLGRKWVEQFVDSGMVKSPADLFSLEKNELVKMDRMGEILAEKIIDSIEASKEAPMRRLIAALGIRLVGEQTARTLATYYRNMDALMAEASRELANGEADPLQELPDIGPEVAASLRAFFTNTSNHELLERLREVGLWPETDLPEPSQAPSEGPLAGKKVLVTGAVPGLTRDEAKQAVLDAGGEAASSVSKNLDMIVVGEKPGQSKLDKAEKLEIPRLSADEFLRLIGK; encoded by the coding sequence GTGACCGAGGAACGTACGGCGAATGATTTGCAGGAGCGGGTGCAGGAGCTGCGCCGCCAGATAGCTGAAAATGACCGGCTGTACTACGTGCTGGACGCACCAGTGCTGTCCGACCCGGAGTACGACGCGCTGTTTGCCGAGCTCAAGCAGTTGGAGGCGGAGCACCCGGAGCTGGACGACCCGAACTCCCCGACCAAACGCGTGGGCGGCGCGCCGCTGGATTCCTTTGAGCAGTACACCCACGCACTGCCCATGTTCAGCCTGGACAACGGCTTTTCAGTTGAAGATTTCCGTAATTTTGTCGATCGCCTGGGACGCCTTCTGCCGGGCGTGGACACCAGCGCACTGCCCTTCTGGGTGGACCCCAAGATGGACGGTCTGGCCACTGAGGTCGTCTACGAAAATGGGCAGCTTACGGTTGGTGCGACCCGCGGCGACGGCGAGGTGGGCGAGAATGTCACCGAAAACGTGCGCACAGTGCGCAACCTGCCGCTGGCATTGCATTTCCGCGAAGATATGCCTGCGCCGACCGTTCTGGATGTGCGCGGCGAGATGCTCATGGACCGCAAGGAGTTCGAGGCCATGAACGCCCGCCAGCTGGAGGAGGGCGGCAAGGTCTTCGCCAACCCGCGCAACGCCGCGGCCGGCTCCCTGCGCCAACTCGATTCGCGCATCACGGCGCAACGTCCCCTCAAGTTCATCGCCTATGGCGTAGGCCGCGTGGAGTGGCCTGCAGGCGTGACCGCCCCGGACTGGTCCACGCAGGAAAAGCTCATGCTCGGCCTGGCCGAGTACGGCTTCACCATCCCGCCGCGCTGCCGGCTGTGCAGCACTCCGGCAGAGGTGGAGGACGCCTATGCCGAGCTGTCCGAGGCGCGGGAGTCTCTGCCTTTCGAGATCGACGGCACCGTGGCCAAGCTGAACGACCGCAGCATGCAGGACGCCCTGGGCGCCACGGCCCGCGCGCCGCGTTGGGCTCTCGCGCTCAAGTTTCCGGCGTATCAGGGCGTGACTACGCTCAAGGATATTCGCGTGCAGGTGGGCCGCACCGGTGCGCTCACCCCGGTGGCCATCCTGGAGCCCGTCTCCCTGGCCGGGGTCACGGTCTCCCGCGCCACCCTGCACAACGAGGACGAGATTCGCGCCAAGGAGCTGATGATCGGCGACCAGGTCGTGGTCCAGCGCGCCGGGGACGTGATCCCCGAGGTGGTTCGACCGCTCAAGGACAAGCGCACCGGCGCGGAAAAGGAGTTTGTTTTTCCCAAGTACTGCCCGGAGTGCGGGGCCGAGGCCGTGCGCCTGCCCGGTGAGGCGGCGTGGCGCTGCCCCAACATCGCCTGCCCGGCCGTGCGCAAGCAACGGCTCATTTATTTCGTATCCAAGGCCGGGCTGGACATGGAAGGCCTGGGCAGGAAGTGGGTGGAGCAGTTTGTCGACTCCGGCATGGTGAAGTCCCCGGCCGACCTGTTCTCGCTGGAAAAGAACGAGCTCGTGAAGATGGACCGCATGGGCGAGATCCTTGCGGAAAAGATTATCGACAGCATCGAGGCCTCCAAGGAGGCGCCCATGCGCAGGCTCATCGCCGCGCTGGGCATCCGGCTGGTGGGTGAACAGACGGCGCGGACTCTGGCCACGTACTACCGCAACATGGACGCGCTCATGGCCGAGGCCTCGCGCGAGCTGGCCAATGGCGAGGCCGATCCGTTGCAGGAGCTGCCGGACATCGGGCCCGAGGTGGCCGCATCGCTACGGGCGTTCTTCACCAACACGAGCAACCACGAGCTTCTGGAGCGGCTGCGCGAGGTCGGGCTGTGGCCGGAGACCGATCTGCCCGAGCCCTCTCAAGCGCCTTCCGAAGGGCCCCTGGCCGGCAAGAAGGTGTTGGTCACGGGAGCTGTTCCCGGCCTGACGCGCGACGAGGCCAAGCAGGCCGTGCTTGATGCCGGGGGCGAAGCCGCATCCTCTGTGTCCAAGAATCTGGACATGATCGTGGTGGGCGAGAAGCCCGGCCAAAGCAAGCTGGACAAGGCGGAAAAGCTGGAGATACCGCGCCTAAGCGCGGATGAGTTTTTGCGTCTGATTGGAAAGTAA